A window of the Salvelinus alpinus chromosome 3, SLU_Salpinus.1, whole genome shotgun sequence genome harbors these coding sequences:
- the b3gnt2b gene encoding N-acetyllactosaminide beta-1,3-N-acetylglucosaminyltransferase 2, with protein sequence MAGLRRKLKFLVTLMTVNLFIFILVFHRGGGGGQDKGHNKVLVPSKRFWSKLAPSQAYWNRQQQRLDLQHNPILASSNSNNTSDEFVRPVPDWLNDTGLNPDPCQPDYRVTTDVKDYNSLPPRFKDFLLYMRCRSYPLVVDQPHICQKTRRGESPFLLLAVKSLTPHFDRRQAIRQSWGQAGVLANRTVVTVFLLGNTTAVDHHPDLSAMLRYENAHHHDVLQWDYRDSFFNLTVKEVLFLDWMTTHCPGAQFIFKGDDDVFVNTLRILAFLKGLSGPRARDLFVGDVITNAGPNRDKKVKYFIPESLLVGKYPPYAGGGGYLYSGDLAKRLHGASQHVPLYPIDDVYTGMCLRKLGLGPEKHKGFKTFDIEEKYRRNPCAYKGLMLVHSRTPQEMIQIWAWLNDPNLTCQ encoded by the exons gacaggacaaGGGACACAACAAG GTCCTTGTCCCCTCCAAGCGCTTCTGGTCCAAACTGGCTCCTAGTCAGGCCTACTGGAACCGCCAGCAACAGAGACTGGACCTCCAACACAACCCCATCCTCGCCTCCTCCAACAGTAACAACACTAGCGATGAGTTTGTCAGACCTGTCCCTGATTGGCTCAACGACACGGGACTGAACCCTGACCCCTGCCAACCGGACTACAGAGTCACCACTGACGTGAAAGACTACAATTCCCTACCTCCCCGTTTTAAAGACTTCCTGCTCTACATGCGCTGTCGGTCGTACCCTCTAGTGGTGGACCAGCCTCACATCTGCCAAAAGACCCGGAGAGGGGAGTCGCCCTTCCTCCTACTGGCCGTCAAATCCCTTACTCCGCACTTTGACCGCCGCCAGGCCATCCGCCAGTCGTGGGGTCAAGCCGGCGTCCTCGCCAACCGGACGGTTGTCACGGTGTTCCTGCTCGGCAACACCACGGCCGTGGACCACCACCCAGATCTGTCGGCGATGCTGCGCTATGAGAACGCTCACCACCACGACGTCCTCCAG TGGGACTACCGGGACTCGTTCTTCAACCTGACTGTCAAGGAGGTGCTCTTCCTGGACTGGATGACCACGCACTGCCCTGGAGCTCAGTTCATCTTTAAAGGAGACGATGACGTCTTTGTCAATACGTTGAGGATCCTGGCCTTCCTCAAGGGCCTCTCGGGGCCCCGGGCAAGGGACCTGTTTGTAGGGGATGTGATCACCAACGCGGGGCCAAACAGGGATAAAAAGGTCAAGTACTTCATCCCAGAGAGTCTGTTGGTTGGCAAGTACCCGCCCTACGCGGGTGGAGGAGGGTATCTGTACTCCGGGGACCTGGCCAAGCGGCTCCACGGGGCCTCGCAGCACGTACCGCTCTACCCCATCGATGACGTTTACACAGGGATGTGTCTGAGGAAACTGGGGCTGGGGCCGGAGAAACATAAAGGCTTTAAGACGTTTGACATTGAGGAGAAGTACAGGAGGAACCCGTGTGCCTATAAAGGTCTGATGCTGGTGCATAGCCGGACACCGCAGGAGATGATCCAGATCTGGGCCTGGCTCAATGACCCCAACTTGACTTGTCAGTAA